GCGTTGCTGGGGGTGACCTCTGGAGGATTATTGTGCGGAAGAGATATGGAACTGACCCGCCCCTTCCACTACGTTAGGAATACCGCACGATGCTTAAGCCCTTTATCGTCGATCAGTTGGAGTTCTTCCAAGAGCACAAGAACTCTCCCAACACCCTTGTCGAGGGCGCCAATGCCCTCATGTTGGATCTGGATCACGGCACCTACCCCTTCGTCACCTCATCATCCACAGGTCTTGGCGGAGCTGTCCAGGCTCTGGCCCTGAACCCATCTAGCATCAAGTCTGTCATTGGTGTCGTCAAGGCTTACACTACTCGTGTCGGTTCTGGTCCCTTCCCCAGCGAGCAGCTGAACGAGGTCGGTGAAAAGCTTCAGCGCGTTGGCCGTGAGTTCGGCGTCACCACCGgtcgccgccgccgctgtGGCTGGCTGGATCTGGTCCTGTGCCGCTACTCGCACGCGATCAACCACTACACTGCGCTGAACCTCACCAAGCTCGACGTTCTGGATGACTTTGAGGAGATCAAGGTCGGCGTTGCTTACGTCTTGCCCGACGGCAAGCGCACCACCTGCAGTTTCCCCGCCGATCCCAACGTCGTGGATAAGATCCAGGTTGAGTACAAGACGTTGCCCGGCTGGAAATCCAACACTATGGGCGTGACCCGCTACGAGGACCTGCCCGTCAACGCTCGTGCTTACATTGAGTTCATCGAGCGCGAGCTCGGTGGTGTTCCTGTCAAGTGGATCGGCACGGGTCCTGCTCGTGATCACATGATCGCCCGCGAGTAAGCCAAGGGTTCAACACTGACCCTCCCTCTTCGGTGACTTTGCTGGCAGGGTCTTCGGGGATCTTCATGAACCTCCGACTTGGTCTTCTCCGTTTCAGGCATCCTATCCCCTTGAGTGattgcctttttcttcttttgtaCTACAGTACTCGGGGTTATTTTGATTGACTTATACACGGAATGTCTGGACTTTCTACTAAGTTGGGTCCGCTCTGCCTCGCATCTCAAAATTGGACAGTGTCGCATGaggaacaaaaagaaaagtgcaAATAGACGAAACACGACGCTTCCGTCCCACCTGACTTGATTATAATGATGGTTGATGGTCTGTCCTCTTCCAGACTATCTCAAAAAGATGTTCTCTTTCttatttctcttttttcccctcgaACTAGAAGATCTCTCCTGAAAAAAATGCCCATCAAAGAAAATAGAATGCATATATTTATTTCATCTTCTGCCGATTTTCCTTGAGAAATGATAATCTTAGATTGCTGGTGTATGTACTTTTAGACCGCCGTGTCAGGTCTACCTCCAAATACGCAAGGAAGCAAGGGCAAGAATGAACAACCAATCTCTATTGGAGATTATCTTAGAGATTGTCTGAAGGGCATGAGcctggagaagaaaaagtgggAAACCCTGGAGGATCATGCCGAGGGAAACCTACATCTAGGATACCTAGGCGCATATCGCAATGAGATACGCTATCACTGATGGTTCGAGGCTTGGAAACAACACAGGGTGGTTCAAAACAAGGTGGTATTTTCGCCCATCGAGGCTCATATGATACAGAATAGGAGGTGAGAAGCTTGATCATGTCGTAGAAAGGTAGGGGATTATGATAcatggaaaagaatcaaaagaCAAGGAACGCCGCCCAATGCAAGGATGGTATCACTCTATCGGTTTCCGTTTGCTATAAAGCAGACAAAGAAAAGGTTCAAATGGCCAGATCAAATGCCTTGACGTGGACGTCCCCACCCATTAGAGTGGCAAGGTCGTTCAGTAGCGCGAACGAGCGCCGTAGAGGCCACCGCTGCCACGGTTCGAAGAACGGGACTCTCCTCCGTAACCGCCGGATCGGCCGAAGCTGGATCGGCCACGGCCAGATCCACGCTCCCCAAATCCGCGTTCACCGTAAGAAGAGTCCCCGAAACCGCGACCACGTCGACCAGAGTCGAAGGGATCGACCGCACGGCGGCTGAAAGAGCCTTCTTCGATCTTCAGCTCCTTGATGCGgtcaaggccaaggttgCGAGCAATACTGGCCTTGACGGCTGGGGGTTCGGCCAACCCATAGCCGTGGATCGCGAGGTTGTTCAGAGCGATGATGGCATTGCGGCGCTTGGTAAAGCTCTGGGACATGGTACCGAGCTGGGAGCGATAGGTGCTCTCCTTCATGATAGGAGAAACCTCCTTCATTGCCTCTCGGATTTGCTCGATCGTCTCCTGGGCAAAGGGTGAGGCTGTGTCGAGGTCTCGTGTCATGTTCAGCATGGCGGTGGAAAGAGTCGTATCCTCCGTAAGGGGCAGCTTGCCCAGCTTCTGCTGATAAAATTCATACTCTCCATCATGCAGGAACAGATAGCCTTCGCCCTCCTTGCCAGCGCGACCGGTACGACCAATGCGGTGAATGTAGGTCTCACGATCACGGGGGGGACCAATTTGGAGGACATGGGTGACCTCGGGGAAGTCCATTCCACGGGCGGTCACATCAGACGAGAAGAGAATGGCCTCCTGAGCCCGACGGAAGTTGTTCGCACTGTTTGTGCGAGCAGCTTGGGTAAGACGGGAATGGATTTGAAGAATACGCATCCGGCCAAGAGGAGACCGGCTCCGCCCATCACCTGGGATGGCGCGAAGAGCCATGAAGGCTTCGGCGGCCAGGTTGACCTCATTGGTAGAGTTGAAGTAAACAATGGCCTTGAATGGGCGCAGATCCTGATCCTGAGCCTGGCGAGCCTGGTAGGTCTTGGCCAGCTCGAGAATGGCAGGAAGAGCATTTTCATACCCGTTGACGAACACGGTCTTCTGGGGCACTCTCATGTGTGTGGGCACCTCGTCATCACGGACGGTTCTGATAAACTTGAAGTCCGGCTTCATAGTGCGCTTCACCATTGTCATCACCTCCTTTGGGACTGTGGCTGAGAGCATGAGCGTCTGACGATCAACCTTGAACGGATCAGGTAGAAGGTCTTTAATCTCATTGATCTCCTGTGAAAAACCTTGGTCCAAAAGCCGATCGGCCTCATCCAGGATGAGCGTGTTCAGCTTGGGAGCCGAGACACCACTGGAGGGATCTGAGAGAATGTCCTTGATACGACCAGGGGTGCCAACAAGAAGGTGGCAGCCATCGCGCTGAATCCGCATCAAGCCAGAGCGCTTGTGAGTACCACCAACGGCGGTCTGTACCACCAGACCTGTCCCTTGAGCAACCTTGATAGCCTCTGCGGCGATCTGCTCGGCCAATTCACGGGTAGGAGAAATGATCAGTGCGCGAATATCAGAGGAGTCCGCGCCTCCACCAGACGAACGATGGCGTCCCTGGGGCGCAGATCGCTTCAAGGAGGGATCACTGAGAATATTCTGCATGGTCGGGATAAGGAAGGCAAGCGTTTTTCCTGTTCCAGTCTTTGCCTGGGCCAGGCTGAAGCGAGGGAAAGACAGATGTCAGCATTTTTCCCCCAAGAGAGCAGGTGGTTCTCGCATCATGGCGATGGATCGAATAACTCACACGTCAGTGCCACCAAGCATTTCGTTGATTGTTTGGCTCTGCACCTCAGTCATGGTTGTTAGGCCCATGCGACGAGGTTCAGTGATGTTGCGAATGATGGTCGGGTCAATCAGACCCTTCGTCTTCAGATCTGCGAATTCGGTGATGAATTCAGACTCCGCCTGAAAGCCCTCTTGAATCTCTGCTGCCTGAGCCGAAGCGGCGTCCAGCGCAGGGAAGGAGATGTGAAAGGACTTTGCAAGGGCAGGGGCCTGATACGAAGGGACCTGCCATTTTGGCAGCTGGGAAGCCCAACGAGTAGACAGCGTCCGCGAGCTGGATGCTCGCAGCGCATGACAGACACCAAACCGGCGGACAGCACCAAGCATGATGAATGTGATTGAtgatttttggggggggggaggtttgaTGAAGGGAAAGTCGGAGCGTGGCGATGCACGCGCGAAAACAATAAGCCAGAATGAAAAATTCCAGTCACATGTTCCTTATCGATAAAGGCTTACCCCTGATTTAAGAGCCTGAGGCTGCAAGTTTCATCCGGGGACATCCTCGACGCCGCACGGAGATCtgcggatgatgaagaccaCTCAGCTCGATGCAGGTTGTTGATGGAAAGAGGAGATCATAATATCCCATCATCTCTACGTGGGTCTACTGATGATCCTAGTAGTCAAAGATCCTCATGTTGTCTTGTCACTTGGATAAAGAGAGTCGTCAGAGTATTCTCTGATCATCCGATGTGTCATTTGTCTTGGACTCTTTCGATCCCGGCCATCGAAAAGTCCCAGGACCCGCAGGATCTGAGGTGCTTGAAATTTAAATTGACTGGGCGCAGGGCAATAAGCCAATCAGACTGTGCTGCAACTTGATCTACTCCCGCTGAGTCATTGGCTTTATTGAATCTGGCTCAAATGATTGGTCAGAAGTGGATTCTTTCCAGAAACCCTGGAAACTAAAGACGTGAGGGACGATCATGTCGGTCGCTTTCCGGAGTGTTTCGATATTTGTCCATTCCAGCCTTACTTTTAAACGTCGACATTCACCGCAAGTCGAATGATGATGCTTCAATCTGACCAAGACCTAGTATGGCATCTGTGCAGGTCGTGATCATTGGTGCTGGAGTATCTGGACTTACCGTTGCCCACTCTTTACTTCGAGAAGTGTCGGATATCAAGgtcgtcctcatcaaccCTTCTCAGTCATTCTACTGGAATATCGCGTCCCCACGCATCATCGCCAAACCAAATGCCTTCCAACATGAGCAATACCTCATTCCGATCCGGGATGCCTTCGCCGCATACCCGCAACATACGTTTGAATTTCTTGCCGGGgccgccatcgccatcaatGTGACAGGACAGACTGTGGCCGTGAGACTCAATGAGAGCAGTGACACTCGAGATATTCCTTTCGATCATCTCGTCATTGCATCGGGCAGTACGAATCCGTCGTCTACAGGGATTGTTACTGAAACGCCTATTCCGTTAAAGCCTTCCAACCGCGATGATCTTCTAGAAGTGATCGAAAATGCCCAGAGAGTAATCGCTGATGCGAAAGAAATCGTGGTCGGCGGTGCCGGTCCCGTGGGTGTCGAAGTCGCTGGAGAGCTGGCCGAAGCCCTGGCCGGCCAGGCGACCATCACTCTGGTCTCATCCATGGATCGTGTGTTGCCCATGCTCAAGCCCGCGGCCAGTGCTATGGCCGAATCGAAGCTGCAGCAATTTGGGGTGAACATCCTCACCTCCGTTAAGGTAACCAAGGTGCAGCCGTCCACCGATTGCAGTCAGACCTCCAACGTCGTGTTGAGTGATGGGACAAAGCTGTCCGCCGACCTGTACATTCCTACCACCGGGGCTATCCCAAACAATAACTTCATTCCAGCCGAACTGCTCGACAAAAATGGATGGGTCAACGTGAACGAGGAACTGCGCGTGCAGTCCGCAAACGGCTCCGTATTACCAATATACGCTCCCGGGGATATCAACACGAATGATATGCGCCTCTACTTCAAAGCGGCCGCCCAAGCTAAGGTTGCTGCCGCCAATGTTGCGGCTGACATCCAGGGTAAGGGCGGGCGGAAGACGTATGACCAAGGCGAGAAAGTTCTAATGATGGTACCTGTAGGCGAAACGGGTGGGACGGGCCAGATGTTTGGTTTTGTGATTTTTAACTTCATGGTGAAACTTGTCAAGGGAAGGGATTACTTTATATACAAGGCACCTCAAGCGGTGGCTGGTAAAGGGTGATTATCCAGGGGCATGGGAGGATTGAAGCATTGGACGATCCTCTGTTTTCAGGATCAGCATGCCATTCTATTACATTTCGAACAGGATTGCAAATATTGAGCCCCAGAATTTCGCGCTTTCCCCGCGCATTTTTAGTCGAAAGCAGCAGCATAATTCCATCAGAAGTGAGaattgcttctttttctttctttccctttccgtGGCGTGTTTTCCATCGGCTGTCAATCGGTTCCGTATACAGCGGTCACATAG
This genomic window from Penicillium oxalicum strain HP7-1 chromosome III, whole genome shotgun sequence contains:
- a CDS encoding Adenylosuccinate synthetase, giving the protein MVSIVLGSQWGDEGETELVLYPRNVAAEKMITDMESLGKGKITDMLSQQATLCCRAAGGHNAGHTIVHENVTYDFHILPSGLVSPSCINLIGAGTVFHVPSFFKELKAIEEKGLSSASKRIFVSDRAHVCFDLHSVVDGLEEAGLGGRKVGTTGKGIGPCYSDKAARRGVRVGEILDEVTFERKLRTLDTSYRARFGDLDYDVEEEIARFKEYRTMLKPFIVDQLEFFQEHKNSPNTLVEGANALMLDLDHGTYPFVTSSSTGLGGAVQALALNPSSIKSVIGVVKAYTTRVGSGPFPSEQLNEVGEKLQRVGREFGVTTGRRRRCGWLDLVLCRYSHAINHYTALNLTKLDVLDDFEEIKVGVAYVLPDGKRTTCSFPADPNVVDKIQVEYKTLPGWKSNTMGVTRYEDLPVNARAYIEFIERELGGVPVKWIGTGPARDHMIARE
- a CDS encoding ATP-dependent RNA helicase; the protein is MLGAVRRFGVCHALRASSSRTLSTRWASQLPKWQVPSYQAPALAKSFHISFPALDAASAQAAEIQEGFQAESEFITEFADLKTKGLIDPTIIRNITEPRRMGLTTMTEVQSQTINEMLGGTDVLAQAKTGTGKTLAFLIPTMQNILSDPSLKRSAPQGRHRSSGGGADSSDIRALIISPTRELAEQIAAEAIKVAQGTGLVVQTAVGGTHKRSGLMRIQRDGCHLLVGTPGRIKDILSDPSSGVSAPKLNTLILDEADRLLDQGFSQEINEIKDLLPDPFKVDRQTLMLSATVPKEVMTMVKRTMKPDFKFIRTVRDDEVPTHMRVPQKTVFVNGYENALPAILELAKTYQARQAQDQDLRPFKAIVYFNSTNEVNLAAEAFMALRAIPGDGRSRSPLGRMRILQIHSRLTQAARTNSANNFRRAQEAILFSSDVTARGMDFPEVTHVLQIGPPRDRETYIHRIGRTGRAGKEGEGYLFLHDGEYEFYQQKLGKLPLTEDTTLSTAMLNMTRDLDTASPFAQETIEQIREAMKEVSPIMKESTYRSQLGTMSQSFTKRRNAIIALNNLAIHGYGLAEPPAVKASIARNLGLDRIKELKIEEGSFSRRAVDPFDSGRRGRGFGDSSYGERGFGERGSGRGRSSFGRSGGYGGESRSSNRGSGGLYGARSRY